The following proteins come from a genomic window of Montipora capricornis isolate CH-2021 chromosome 9, ASM3666992v2, whole genome shotgun sequence:
- the LOC138015911 gene encoding fibroblast growth factor 2-like isoform X1 has product MLHIGTWYSTRIIAITFLLSSLSLGFSAKRQDYKENARSNPLHSKSSNPANLLKSAVRSEICEGSSPPILPPSFILPSFYLWSRRAMMLLQILPDGSINGTLTFGPYAKLNIEIVGKCMVRLQGVVSQRYLVMETNGTLVSKAEPDEEKSIFTYQLQKDFYTFKNGKYFIAFKQGGKLKRVKANESGRNPRKHTRFVLFSNGLSRKRRYPSQLFGADIQ; this is encoded by the exons ATGCTCCACATCGGCACCTGGTACTCCACTCGGATTATTGCTATCACGTTCCTGCTGTCAAGCCTATCACTCGGTTTCTCAGCAAAGAGACAAGATTATAAGGAAAATGCACGATCAAATCCATTACATTCTAAGTCTTCAAATCCAGCAAACCTGCTGAAATCTGCAGTGAGATCAGAAATTTGCGAGGGTTCTAGTCCGCCGATATTGCCCCCGAGTTTCATACTGCCAAGTTTCTACCTATGGTCAAGGCGAGCTATGATGCTTTTGCAGATCTTGCCAGACGGCAGCATAAACGGAACTTTGACGTTCGGTCCATACG CCAAACTGAATATCGAAATAGTTGGAAAGTGCATGGTACGTCTCCAAGGTGTTGTGAGCCAGCGGTATCTCGTCATGGAAACGAATGGGACACTCGTCAGTAAG GCTGAACCAGACGAGGAGAAATCCATTTTCACTTATCAACTCCAGAAGGACTTTTATACTTTTAAAAATGGCAAATATTTCATTGCATTCAAGCAAGGTGGAAAACTAAAGAGGGTTAAAGCCAACGAAAGCGGCAGAAACCCCAGGAAACATACTCGGTTTGTGTTGTTCAGTAATGGCCTGTCCAGGAAAAGAAGATACCCAAGCCAACTCTTTGGGGCTGACATACAGTAA
- the LOC138015911 gene encoding uncharacterized protein isoform X3 translates to MVSTKKRRATRDRRLAKLNIEIVGKCMVRLQGVVSQRYLVMETNGTLVSKAEPDEEKSIFTYQLQKDFYTFKNGKYFIAFKQGGKLKRVKANESGRNPRKHTRFVLFSNGLSRKRRYPSQLFGADIQ, encoded by the exons ATGGTTTCAACGAAGAAAAGGAGAGCAACCAGGGATAGAAGACTAG CCAAACTGAATATCGAAATAGTTGGAAAGTGCATGGTACGTCTCCAAGGTGTTGTGAGCCAGCGGTATCTCGTCATGGAAACGAATGGGACACTCGTCAGTAAG GCTGAACCAGACGAGGAGAAATCCATTTTCACTTATCAACTCCAGAAGGACTTTTATACTTTTAAAAATGGCAAATATTTCATTGCATTCAAGCAAGGTGGAAAACTAAAGAGGGTTAAAGCCAACGAAAGCGGCAGAAACCCCAGGAAACATACTCGGTTTGTGTTGTTCAGTAATGGCCTGTCCAGGAAAAGAAGATACCCAAGCCAACTCTTTGGGGCTGACATACAGTAA
- the LOC138015911 gene encoding uncharacterized protein isoform X2, producing MNIGPGPFCGSANRTTSSRTLCTCVRLHMVVKFYHPFPSGESSKLNIEIVGKCMVRLQGVVSQRYLVMETNGTLVSKAEPDEEKSIFTYQLQKDFYTFKNGKYFIAFKQGGKLKRVKANESGRNPRKHTRFVLFSNGLSRKRRYPSQLFGADIQ from the exons ATGAATATAGGGCCTGGACCATTCTGTGGTTCGGCGAACCGAACAACTTCCTCACGTACTTTATGCACTTGTGTTAGGCTTCACATGGTCGTGAAATTCTATCATCCGTTTCCTAGTGGAGAATCAT CCAAACTGAATATCGAAATAGTTGGAAAGTGCATGGTACGTCTCCAAGGTGTTGTGAGCCAGCGGTATCTCGTCATGGAAACGAATGGGACACTCGTCAGTAAG GCTGAACCAGACGAGGAGAAATCCATTTTCACTTATCAACTCCAGAAGGACTTTTATACTTTTAAAAATGGCAAATATTTCATTGCATTCAAGCAAGGTGGAAAACTAAAGAGGGTTAAAGCCAACGAAAGCGGCAGAAACCCCAGGAAACATACTCGGTTTGTGTTGTTCAGTAATGGCCTGTCCAGGAAAAGAAGATACCCAAGCCAACTCTTTGGGGCTGACATACAGTAA